A window of the Parabacteroides merdae ATCC 43184 genome harbors these coding sequences:
- a CDS encoding cyclic nucleotide-binding domain-containing protein, whose translation MTRNVLNQFECKIGKAGEILCNTDDTGNVLLFVSSGKLVIYNQNQTPVADVDEGHFVLLPAEKSFIAIAITSTRLILMHAGPLSEMITDDPEWNPDRPVILPICPSLAKTLYIIEYYQNEKRSELN comes from the coding sequence ATGACAAGAAACGTCCTGAACCAGTTTGAATGTAAAATAGGAAAAGCGGGCGAAATTTTATGTAATACGGATGACACCGGCAATGTCTTATTGTTTGTCTCTTCCGGAAAACTGGTCATCTATAATCAAAACCAGACGCCGGTTGCCGATGTGGACGAAGGACATTTTGTATTACTGCCTGCCGAAAAATCATTTATTGCGATAGCCATCACATCGACACGACTCATACTCATGCATGCCGGTCCGCTTTCCGAAATGATAACAGACGATCCGGAATGGAATCCGGATCGTCCTGTCATACTCCCTATCTGTCCATCTTTAGCTAAAACCCTATACATAATCGAATATTATCAAAATGAAAAGCGAAGCGAACTGAACTAA
- a CDS encoding glycoside hydrolase family 31 protein: MKKIYYLLVCLFFLQSAFAAGEKQSFDVCLQNGLNMNVEVCTDGIFRIRVTPRSTFSESLMQRYGIIKTDWDPVPVSPKDNKQQFEVSTGAYRLKVDKKTGAISVSDRKGRVIIEKVVFLTSADPLCIELGEVINAKYKDMKVPNNRTIIGDDKNPGNMKDQAETGDYKNTSILSISLKDGERFYGGGSTSRDHIQHRGELLRMWTTYQHTEIPMPFMISSENWGIFNNTTRKNFFDIGNYQSDVFSIYNTTDEVDFYLMFGNSMPDVINYYTAITGRPYLLPKYAYGLCFGPNMLEDQFDILNDAVRFREMGVPCDLFWLEPQWMEKRYDFSTKKKWNYQKFSAEAYWDSTRYPKKENHRLLIGRLHGMGYHMGLWLCIEYDLSVPEEDALAKAMGKPLSGQEHWMDHLKNFVDNGVDGFKMDPARTIDEHPNFKYYNGHTDKEMHNLNQILLPKQMYKMMREHTGLRSWHHYTAGWSGTQHWSASTSGDNGGGRTALFDQLNLGMSGFLNTSCDVMNVNKDEELQSLHFGLFLPWVQINSWYSLHQPFYFPEKEKKMYRDYVKLRYALMPYIYSAALEGAQTGMPVVRSMPLMFPDDRKTDDMVYQYMFGQSFLVGIFSDSIYLPKGNWFDFWTGEKLAGGREIKHAIPDNRAGLLFVREGAIIPFQKDMQFIGEEPLDTLMVKVFPKDVSSYTMYEDDGKTYDYENGAIATTRFECKQSERIVEFTVFPVEGSYNGMCKARTYELEIDAPQRPSEVLVNNVPIMDWQYGDDHKVRFSLHQENNELIKAMLR; this comes from the coding sequence ATGAAAAAGATCTATTATTTGCTTGTATGTCTGTTTTTCCTGCAATCCGCTTTTGCTGCAGGGGAGAAACAGTCATTCGATGTTTGTTTACAGAATGGGCTGAACATGAATGTGGAAGTTTGTACGGATGGGATATTCCGGATTCGGGTTACTCCTCGTTCAACCTTTTCTGAGTCGTTGATGCAACGTTACGGAATTATTAAGACGGATTGGGACCCGGTTCCGGTTTCCCCGAAAGACAATAAACAGCAGTTTGAAGTATCGACCGGCGCTTATCGACTGAAAGTTGATAAAAAGACCGGTGCTATATCTGTTTCTGACCGGAAAGGGCGGGTGATTATCGAGAAAGTAGTCTTTCTTACTTCTGCCGATCCGTTGTGCATTGAGCTGGGAGAAGTGATCAATGCCAAATACAAGGACATGAAAGTCCCCAACAATAGAACGATCATCGGTGACGACAAAAATCCGGGAAACATGAAAGACCAGGCGGAAACCGGCGATTACAAGAACACCAGTATCCTTTCGATCTCGCTGAAAGACGGCGAACGGTTCTATGGTGGTGGCAGTACCAGTCGCGACCATATTCAACATCGGGGCGAACTGTTGCGTATGTGGACTACTTACCAGCATACCGAGATTCCGATGCCTTTTATGATCAGTTCCGAAAATTGGGGTATTTTCAACAACACGACACGGAAAAATTTCTTTGATATCGGCAACTACCAGTCGGATGTTTTCTCAATCTATAATACGACGGACGAGGTGGATTTCTATTTGATGTTCGGTAATTCGATGCCCGATGTGATCAACTATTATACGGCTATTACCGGTCGACCTTACTTGTTGCCGAAATATGCATACGGATTGTGTTTCGGTCCAAATATGCTGGAAGACCAATTCGATATTTTGAATGATGCTGTACGTTTCCGTGAGATGGGTGTCCCTTGCGACTTATTCTGGCTCGAACCGCAATGGATGGAGAAACGTTATGATTTTTCGACTAAAAAGAAATGGAACTATCAGAAGTTTTCGGCTGAAGCTTATTGGGATTCTACTCGCTATCCGAAGAAAGAAAACCATCGGCTGCTTATCGGCCGTCTGCATGGGATGGGGTATCACATGGGGCTTTGGCTCTGTATCGAGTATGATCTGAGCGTTCCGGAGGAGGATGCGTTGGCGAAGGCGATGGGGAAGCCTCTTTCCGGGCAGGAGCACTGGATGGATCATTTGAAGAACTTTGTGGATAATGGTGTAGACGGTTTCAAGATGGACCCGGCACGTACGATAGACGAACATCCGAATTTCAAGTATTATAACGGACACACCGATAAAGAGATGCATAACTTGAACCAGATTCTTTTGCCGAAGCAGATGTATAAGATGATGCGTGAACACACTGGACTCCGTTCTTGGCATCATTATACTGCCGGGTGGTCGGGAACGCAGCATTGGAGCGCTTCCACCAGCGGTGATAATGGGGGAGGGCGTACGGCTCTGTTCGACCAGTTGAACTTGGGTATGAGCGGTTTTCTCAATACTTCTTGCGACGTGATGAATGTCAATAAGGACGAGGAACTGCAGAGTCTTCATTTCGGCCTCTTCTTGCCATGGGTGCAGATCAATAGTTGGTATTCGTTGCATCAACCATTCTATTTCCCAGAGAAAGAAAAGAAAATGTACCGGGATTATGTGAAGTTGCGTTATGCGTTGATGCCCTATATTTATTCGGCAGCATTGGAAGGGGCACAGACCGGTATGCCGGTTGTACGCTCCATGCCTTTGATGTTTCCTGATGACCGTAAGACGGATGATATGGTCTATCAGTATATGTTTGGCCAAAGTTTTCTGGTCGGTATCTTCAGTGATTCGATCTACTTGCCGAAAGGGAACTGGTTTGACTTTTGGACAGGTGAAAAATTGGCTGGCGGTAGGGAAATCAAGCATGCAATACCTGATAACCGTGCAGGGTTGCTGTTCGTACGTGAAGGGGCGATCATACCGTTCCAAAAAGATATGCAATTCATTGGGGAGGAACCGTTGGATACTTTGATGGTGAAAGTATTTCCCAAAGATGTCTCTTCCTATACGATGTATGAAGATGATGGTAAAACATATGATTATGAAAATGGAGCGATTGCTACAACCCGTTTTGAATGTAAGCAGAGCGAGCGGATAGTAGAGTTTACTGTTTTCCCAGTGGAAGGATCGTATAACGGCATGTGCAAAGCACGGACATACGAATTGGAGATCGACGCTCCGCAGCGCCCGTCGGAAGTGCTAGTAAACAATGTTCCGATAATGGATTGGCAGTATGGCGACGATCACAAGGTACGTTTCAGTTTGCATCAGGAAAATAACGAGTTGATAAAAGCTATGCTTCGTTAG